AGTCAGGTTGTGCGTGTCCAGCGTGCGCTGCGAGACGCCGACGCAGCGGCGCTTCGCGTCAGGCGAATAAACGACGAATGCGCAATCGAGCAGGGCGCCTGCCCCCGGCACGTCGGCCAGCATGCTGGCAATCATTCCCGCTGTGCAGGACTCGGCGGTGACGAGCGTCAGCCCGTTCTCGCGCATGAAAACGGCGACGCGATCGATGGTGTTCATGGCTTTCCTCCAAATGAAGAGAAAGCAACTGTCGGACCCGGGCCTGACGGTTGCTCGTCAGCAGCGCCGCCAGGTGGAATTGGCGCTGGCTGCGGGACCGAGGAGAAGTTGCATGGACATCCAGTGGGAAAACATTTTCACGTTCAGCATGTCGCCCATCGAAATCATCATTCGGGGCACCATCACCTATTGGTTCATCTTCATCCTGATGCGCTTGGCCGGCCGCCGCGACGTCGGTTCTCTCGGGATGGCGGACGTGCTGGTGGTCGTTTTGATTTCCGACGCGGCGCAGAACGCCATGGCCGGCGAGTACAAGGCCGTGCCCGATGGCATGGTGCTGATCGCCACGATCGTGTTCTGGAGCGTCTTCATCGATCGGCTGGCATATGCGTTCCCGCGCGTGCGTCCGCTGTTGCAGCCGCCCAAGCTGTGCATCGTCAAGGACGGGGAGCTGCAGCGCCGGGCGATGCGGCGCGAAAGCATCACGCCGGACGAGCTGGAAAGCGAATTGCGCCAGAAAGGCATCACCGATGTGGCGGACGTGCGGCGCGCGTACATCGAGCCGGACGGCTCCATCAGCGTGATCAAGAGGCCGGGCGCTTGAGCGACGGGATGGCGGGCCTGGCGCGCGGCGGCGTCCGCGCGGGCGGCGCGTGGGTTGCGGCCGCCGCCGGCGCGGATGCGGGCACCGGCGGCCTTTCTTTCAGGCGCCGGACGTACGAGGGCAGGAAACGGCGCAGTTCGCCGTTGGGAAAGCGGATGTCCACCCGCTCGAGCGTTACGGATTCCACGACGCCGGCGCCATACCGGCGCACGCGCACGCCATCGCCCACGTGGAGGGCGTTCGGCTTGCTTTCGGGCTGCTCCCGATCCGGCAGGTCGCCGGCCTGCGCCGCGGCTTCGGCCTGACGGGCCAGGTCGCAGCTGTCGCAGTGGCTGCACCGCTCCCAGGCCGGTTCCTCGCCGAAATGCGCCAGCAGCATGTGCCAGCGGCATCGCCCGCTGCGCGCGTAGGCGACCATGGACTCGAGCGTCTTGCGGTCCGTTTCGGCTCTTTCTTCGTAAGCGCGCGCGGCGTTCGCGATCTGCTCGTCCCGGTCGGCGCCGTTTGACGGCGCGTCCTTCAGTCGCAGGATGGCGTCACGGCCGTCGCGCGCCTCTCGCGCCACGATATCCGCGTCGGCCAGCAGCTTCACGGCGACCTGCAATTTCCGCAGTCCGGCATCGGCCAGGGCTTCGTGCAAGGCGTCGAAGCGCAGGCCTTGTGGCGTGTCGGCCAACGTGTGCACCACACGTTTCAAAAGTTCTTCGCCGGGATAGCGGTTGGCCAGGAAGAACTGCTGGATGCGCTTGTCCTTTTCCTCGTGGATCAGAACGCAACGGGCCGGCTTGCCATCGCGGCCCGCCCGGCCGGACTCCTGGTAATAGGCATCCAGGCTGCCGGGCAACTGGGCATGCACGACCAGCCTGACGTCGGGCTTGTCGATCCCCATGCCGAAGGCATCGGTCGCGACCATGATGCGCAGCGATCCCGACATGAAGGCATTCTGCGCCTCTTCGCGCCGGGATCCGGCCAGCCGCCCATGGTAAAGGCCCGCCGGTTGGCCCGCTTCCGCAAGCATCGCGTGCAAGGCCTCTGCCTCCTTGACGGTAGCGGTGTAGACGATTGCGGGGCCGTCCGTGCCGGCGACCAGGTCGCGCACGGCGGCCTGTTTGCTTTCTTCACCGGCAACCTGCCGGACGGCGTAATACAGATTCTCCCGATAGACGCCGACCTTGATCACGCAGGCCGCCCGCAGATCGAGCGATTCGGCAATGTCCTGGATGACTTCATCGGTGGCCGTCGCGGTCATCGCCAGCACGGGAGGCCCCCCGAGCGCGCGCACCGCGCTGGGAATCTCCAGATAAGCGGGGCGGAAATCATGCCCCCATTGGGAAATGCAATGCGCCTCGTCGATCACGAAGAGCGATACCTGCTGGCGCGTCAGCCAGCGCATGAAGTCGGCGTCCGCCAGGCGCTCCGGCGTGACGAGCAGAATGGGGCGGCGCTGGCGGGCGGCATCGCGGCGGGAATCCGCCTGCTCCTGCTCGGAAATGGCGCTGTTGAAGACCGCCGCATCCACGCCGTATTCGGCCAGTTTCTCGTCCTGGTCCTTCATCAGTGCGATAAGCGGCGATACCACCACCGTCAGGCCTTCCATGCAAAGCGCCGGCGCTTGATAGCAAAGCGATTTGCCGCTGGCGGTGGGCATGACCGCAATCGTGTCGTTGCCTCGCATGACGCTGGCCATGACCTCCGCCTGACCCGGGCGCAAAACCCGGATGTCGAACTGCTCGTGCAGCACGTGCCGCAGTTGCACCGGGATGCCATCGAAGGGCGACGAAGGCTTGCGCTTACTCTTCGACGCCGGCATAGCTTGCATCGGACATATTGATGAGGCGGGGTTGCGCTTCACGCGCACGCTGGGACGCCGCCCGCAAGGCGCGGGGCAGCGAATAGGCGGGTCCTGTCGTCACCACGCGCGCGGGGGCGACGGTGGGGGCGCCATGGGCCGCAGCCGTCACGGCCGCGGGCTGGCGAGCGTCATCTTGGGCGGATTGCGCGGCCCCGCTCTTCGCTGTCGCTTGGGGAATGTCCTGGATGAGCGGAGCGGCCCCGCCGCGCGCGCCCGGTTCGGGGCGCGGTTCGGTTTTGGATCGGTTCGCGGCTGTCATGCGACGGCGTTGCGCCGGCCGCGATTCCTGCGGCGCATCGTCATCGCCGATGCGGTGGATCAGTACGCCGGGCGCGGCGGCAACAACCATGCTCTTGCGCTCCCGCTTCGGGGCAGCGTCACGGCGGATGTGATGGCCCTGCGGGATGGACGTGACGAACAGGGCCGGGCCGGCCACGGTTTTGGTTTGCTCCTTCATCGTGTACTCCCTTTGGTTCCTGTGGTCGCCGCCGCAACAGCCGCGGCGCGACGGCTCGGAAGCCTGAGCGCATCGAGCAAGAACGGTGCCGCGCGCGGCAGGGCTGCGAAAGCAGCAGGCAAAAGGGGGAGGAAGGGCAAGAAAAAGGCAGCCGGTGGGCTGCCTTTTCTGTATCGGCAGCCCCATGGGGCTGCCCTTCAAGTGTATGCGGCAGCCCATAGGGTTGCCTTGCGGTATTCGGTGGTGCCGGCAATAGGAGTCGAACCTACGACCTTCGCATTACGAATGCGCTGCTCTACCAACTGAGCTATGCCGGCTTGCCAGTCGGGGTGCGACCCCCGGCAAAGACCGAAATGATAGCAGAGTTTTCGGCTGCTAGGGAAGAGGGTGCAGCATGCGTCGTAGCTTTCATGACGTGCATCCGAAGGCGACCGGCGCCCGCTCCGCCTGTCGGGGCAAATGGCGCGTTCTTCGTTGGGTGTCATCAGGCGTCGGAACTTGCCGATTCGGGTTTCCCCCCATTCGGGCACAGTGATATATCAGAGTATTATCACTTGCGTTTTAGACGGATCCGCCATGGCCACCACACCGATACGTGCGCGCTTGCAGGCCGCAGACATTTCCGCCCCTGCCCCGGCGGCCGCGAAGGCGTCGTCGGGAGCCGCCCTGCGCGAGTTGGCCTATGCGGAGATAAAGCGCCGCATCATTTCGTGCGAGTTCCGGCCGGGTGAGGCGATCAATGAATCGCAGGTGGGGGCGCTGCTGGGGCTCGGGCGTACGCCGGTGCACCAGGCGCTGCATCGGCTGGAAAGCGACGGATTGGTATCGATCCTGCCCCGCAAAGGGGTGCTGGTCGCGCCGCTGTCCCTGAATGAAGTGCTCGACATGATCGAAGTGCGCCTGACGAACGAGCTGCTTTGCGTCACGCTTGCGGCCGAGCGGGCCCATGGCAGCGACATCCAGGCAATGCGCGACATCGTCCAGCGTTCGGAGGCCCTGCTGGCGCACCGGGACATCAACGGCCTGATGGAACTCGACCTGAAGTTCCATAACGCGATATCGGCCGCGTCCCGCAACCGCGTCCTGGCGGAACTGCTGCGGGGCCTGCACGAGAAACAGGCGCGCTTCTGGTTTCTGTCCCTGCAGGATCCGGTGCACCTGGCCAACGTCTATCACGAGCACATGGCGGTACTGGACGCGCTGGAAAGGCGCGACATCCCGGGCGCGCGCGACGCGATCCGGGCGCATATCGACGAGTTTCGCAAGAACATCATCCGCTCCATCTGACCCGAGGGCGGAATCACCGCGGCCGTGCGGCCGCATCCAACGGGGTTCATTGTCATGCCGCAATTGCAGTTCAACATCGCCGGAGTGGGCGAGCGCAGTATCCAGATCGATCGTCTCGTCATCGCCGGCTGGGCCGGCCGCGACGAGGCCGCCGTGCAGCACCACATCCGGGAGCTGCAGGAAATCGGCGTCAAGCCGCCGTCCACGGTTCCGTGCTATTACCCGCTTGCCGCCGCGCTGCTGACCACCGACACGGAAATCGAAGTGCCGCGCGCCGACTCCTCCGGTGAAGTGGAGGCCGTGCTGTTGTCCACGCCCGAAGGGCTGCTGGTGGGCATCGGTTCCGACCACACCGACCGCAAGGTCGAGGCCTACGACGTCACGGTATCCAAGCAGATGTGCGCCAAGCCGGTCAGCCGGGACCTGTGGCGCTTCGAGGAAGTGGCCGGCCACTGGGATCAGCTGGTGTCGCGCACCTGGCGTGTGCGCAACGGCGAGCGCGCGCTGTATCAGGAAGGACCCATGACCAGCCTGCGCGATCCGCGCGAGCTGGCCAGCAAGTACGCCGCCGACGCCGGTCTGCCGGTGGGAACGGCCATGTATTGCGGCACGCAGACCGTCATCGGCGAGCTGGGCTATGGCGAGGCGTTCGAAATGGAACTGCACGATCCGGTTTTGAACCGCACGCTTCGGCACGCCTACCGCGTCCGTGTGCTTCCCGTCTCCGACTGAACCGGCTAGTCCGAAAAAGGGGTGCTTTCCATGCAGACCATTCAGCAGTTGCAGGCCGACCTGGCGGCTGGCCGCGTGACCAGCGTCAGCCTGGTCGAGCAATCGCTCGCCGCTATCGAGGCCCATCGCAAGGGCGGCGGCAGTGCTTTCGTGCACGTCGACCCGGAAGGCGCGCTGCGCGCAGCACAGGCCAGCGACGCGGCGCGGCGGGCCGGCTTCGTGCCGTCGCCGATCGCCGGCCTGCCGGTTTCGATCAAGGATCTGTTCGACGTGCGCGGACAAGTCACCACCGCGGGCTCCAAGGCGCTCGCCGGCGCGCAGCCGGCCGCTCAGGACGCGGAAGCGGTGGCTCGTCTGCGCGCGGCCGGGGCGATCCTGATCGGCCGCACCAATATGAGCGAGTTCGCGTTTTCCGGACTGGGGCTGAACCCGCATTACGGAACGCCCCGCGCGCCTTTCGATGCGGCGCGTGTCGCCGGCGGCTCGACCTCGGGCGGCGCGGTCAGCGTGGCGCAAGGTATGGCGGTCGCAACCCTGGGCACCGATACGGGCGGTTCCATCCGCATTCCTTCCGCATTTTGCAACCTGACGGGATTCAAGCCCACGGCCCATCGGGTGTCGTTGAAGGGCGGGGTGCCCTTGTCGCGAACGCTCGACTCCGCGGGGCCGTTGGCGCGGTCGGTGTCGTGCTGCGCGATCCTCGATGGCATTCTCAGCGGCGAGCCGCTGGACGCCCGCCCCGCGGTGCTGAAGGGACTGCGGCTATACGTCACGCGGGATTTCGTGTTCAACGATGTGGATCCCGCCGTGGCGGCCGCGTTCGATGCGGCGTTGTCGCGCCTGTCCGCGGCCGGGGCTTCCATCGTGCCGTTCGATTTTCCCGAGCTGCACGAACTGCCCGTGATCAACGGCGGCGGCGGTTTCACGGCCGCCGAGGCTTGGCACTGGCATCGCGAGCTGCTGCGTACAAAGGGCGACGTTTATGACCAGCGCGTGGCCATGCGCATCCGGCGCGGCGAACAGCAATCCGCTGCCGACTATCTGCAATTGATCGACGCGCGCGCCCGCATGATGGCCGTTGCCGCCGACCGTCTGCGCGATGCGGATGCATGGCTGATGCCAACCGTGGCCGTGCGTCCGCCGCGGGTGGATGATCTGCAGCAGGACGATGCGTTCTTCTCGACCAATGCGCTGGTGTTGCGCAATACCAGCGTGATCAATTTCCTGGACGGATGCGCGGTGTCGCTGCCTGCCGGCGAGCCCGGTATCGGGCTGGCCGTATGCGGCCTGCACGACGCGGACGCAAGAATCCTGCAGGTTTCCGGGGCCATCGAACCCGTATTGGCCTGACATCACCCATCCCGCCGCGGGGCGGGCAACTATTACTACTTCCGGAGTTTTCCATGTCGTCCACCGTTACCCCGGCGCCGGGTGGGGCTTCTTTTGCGCCGCTCCCGGCGGAGCGCACGCTTGCGTACCGCAAGATCGCAGTACGTTTGATTCCGTTCCTGGTCTTCCTGTTCGTGCTGGCGTGGATCGACCGCGTGAACATCGGCTTTGCGAAACTGCAGATGCTGCAGGACCTGCAGTTCAGCGAAACCGTCTATGGGCTCGGCGCGGGCATCTTCTTCATCGGCTATTTTCTGTTCGAAGTCCCGAGCAATCTGCTTCTGGAGAAGATAGGCGCGCGCCGCACGCTGGCCCGCATCACGATCCTGTGGGGTTTGGCCTCCATGGCCATGATCTTCGTGAAGACGCCCACGCAGTTCTATGTGCTTCGATTCCTCTTGGGCGTTTTCGAGGCGGGCTTCTTCCCGGGCGTCGTTCTGTATTTGACGTACTGGTTCCCGGCCGACCGCCGTGCCCGCATCAACGGCTACTTCATGACGTCTTTCGCCATCGCGGGCGTGGTGGGCGGCCCGCTCGCCGGGTTGATCATGAGCGTGATGTCGGGCGTGGAAGGGCTGACCAATTGGCAATGGCTGTTCGTGATCGAAGGCATCCCGTCAGTGCTGGCCGGCTTCGCCGTCCTGGCCTGGCTGCCGGAAAAGCCGGCCGATGCGAAATGGCTGAATGACCGCGAACGCCAGATCGTGCAACGCGATTTGGACGCCGAACGCCGCGACCCCGCCAAACATTCGTCCCTGCGGCATGCCTTCAACGGCCGGGTGTGGCTGTGCGCCCTGATCTATTTCTGCATCGTGAGCGGCAACGCCACCATCGCCTTCTGGACGCCTTCGATCATCAAGGAACTGGGCGTGCAGGGCAACTTCCATATCGGCCTGGTCTCGGCGATTCCGTTCATTCTGGGCACGATCGCCATGGTGCTGAACGGCATACATTCAGACCGCACCGGCGAGCGCCGTCTGCATAGCGTCTTCGCCAGCGTGATCGCCGCCGCCGGCCTGATGGCTACCGGTTATCTGCTGGGCAGTCCGGTGATGGCACTGTATGCGCTGTCGTTCGCCGCCATCGGCATCCTCGCCGCATTCCCTGTGTTCTGGTCGCTGCCGGCGGCGTTCCTGACCGGTACCGCCGCCGCGGGCGGCATCGCGCTGATCAACTCCGTGGGCAACCTGGCTGGCTTCGCCGCCCCTTACCTGATGGGTTGGCTGAAGGACAAGACCGGCAGCCTGGCTTCGGGCTTGTACAGTGTGGGCCTGATGGAACTGTGCGCCGCGCTGCTGGTGCTGCTGTTCATCAAGGTCAAGCGGGACCTGCCGAAGGCTTGAGGCAATGGCGCTACGCCGGTTTCGTGCAGCAGGAAGCCGCGCGAAACCGGCGCACCAAGCAGGCGGGGCGCCGAGCCCGCCGCAAAAAAACGAGCGGGTGTTGCACAACCAAAAAAATTCGTGCTATAGTCTCGCTTCTCTAGCAGTTCCCCGATAGCTCAGTCGGTAGAGCGACGGACTGTTAATCCGCAGGTCGCTGGTTCGAGCCCAGCTCGGGGAGCCAAAAACTCTAGAGAGAAGTACCGATAGATCAAGCATTTAGGCCATCCTCAGGGGTGGCCTTTTGCTTTTCCGGCGCCGAATTTTGGGTTCGATTTTGGACGGATGTTGGACAGCGTCAAATATCCACCACCCATCCAGCACTGGACTTTAACCAGCCAAGAGCGTTGTCCATCGGCACGCCGGCGCGCCACACGTCGGTGGCTTCCTTGCCCTTGCACTAGCGGCTTGACCCGAGCAGGTTCTGCTGGGGGCATTACAGCCCGACAATGGGCGGTGGTGCCAGGTCCCGTTTCACTGATGTGAATGAGTCTTGGATTTTTCTATGGTTCGAGCCGGGACTTCATGGTTGCAAGAACCTTGGCTTTGCGCGAAGAGATGTTCCTTCCGCATTCATTGGCCAGTCTCAGGAGGTTGTGACCATGCTAGTCAACAATGTCAATTCAGGTCGTGTCGTCGACACCTACCCTAACGCGATTTCGCAGAGTCTGCCCGTTTATGGCTCGCCGGCCGAGAAGGCATTCTCGGAATATCAATCAGGAAGCGCAGCGCAGATCGGTAAGGGGCGCGCCAAGCGCGATACGCTTTGGCAGGAGATAGAGTTGAAAGACGTTCCCGAATCGGGAGCGTTGAGAGATAGCAATCGCGATCGCCTGAATGAATTGGGCAACGAGATAAAAAAAGATCCAAATAAATTCACGAAAATAGAGATGGACGGTTGCTATAAGCGGGTCAAGGAAGGCGCGAAGAAAAGCGTAGCCAATGCGGAAGAATACCTAGAAGGTTATCTACGAGGGGCGGGGATCGAAAAGGATATCGAAACCGGAGAAAAACGGTGCGGCCGGTCCAGGGATGATTTCCGCAACAAACATAAGGTAGAAGTCAGGGTGTATACGGCCTAGTAGGCTAAACATTCCCCGTGACTGTCCACGACCGCAACATGCGGTGATATTCCGTTCTTGCGGGATACTTGCTCCGTTGTTCAGGCTGCGGCGCGCAGTGCGTTCTCCGCGTCGCAGTTTTCTCCCGCCACGCCGACCGTTTAGCCGCTGTTGCCAGCACTGCCGCTGGTGCCCTAGCACTCCCGCCGGCACCACGCGCTCCCACTCGATGCTTTTAGCACGCGTCGGATTCTCTCGAGCTTTGTAGCCGCACGATTCGAGGTCTATCTTTTTCTGGTGTATATGCAGCCGCAATACAACTCGGTTTTGGTGGAACTCGGTTTGTGCCCTTTCGCTTGGAACAGCAGCCTTTCTCCCGCTACATACACCGCCGTGTTGGCCAACACGCAAACGTAGCTGTATTTCACGGGAGAACTTCAGAATGACCCTATCCGCATGCCGCAATGATTGTTCGCGATCCGCCGCATCGCCCAACGTATCCGCCGACTACTCCCAGAATGGGGCGCGCGGCGATATGAAGGCATCGAAAGACGGGCGTTACGCCGACATGGCGGCGCTTCTGGACGCCGCGGCGAAGGACCCAACGCCGATCTTCGATAACGCGAACTTCGGGCCTCTGAGCCCAGAGGAACGCGCCGCATCGGATCGGAGCCTGTTGACGTCAGGGCTGAAAGCCTAGCGGACGACGCCCACCCATTCCACCGGAAAGCGCGCGGCCTGCGATGCCGGCCTTCAACACGCCGGCGTCCTGCTTCGGTACCTGGGCGGCTCCCGCCGCCTACAATCGGCGCTAGAGCAGGGCGGGGGCGGCCGGACAACGCGGCCCGTGTCCGGCATCCCGTTTCCAGCGCCGGCGCGCGCCGGCATGCCGACACGTTTACCCGCCACCGCGTGCCATCACCGGGAGTGACCATCATGAAAACGATCCGTTCGGCTTTGCCCCTCGTCTTGCTCGTGGCCGCCTGCGCCGTAATGGCGGGGTGTGCCGATGGGTCGTCCCGACGGGCCGGCTCGGGACCCTACAACGCGCCGGCTCCCACGACGCCGTCCAATGACATGGGCAGCCGTGCCGGCGGATCCAGGCCAGCCTTGAGCATTCAGGCAGGCGAGGGGGAGAAGCTGTATCTGCCGTGGTTCATCAACGACGTCGCAGGCTGGGTGAACGCCCGCAACGCGCCAGATGCGCTGGAGCGGCCTCCTGGTACGCCTTGATCATTTCGCGCGTTCGCTGCAATCGTCCAATGGCTTGGCGGCCCGCAATCTTCCGCCTTGGAGTGCAACTGACGCTCCCAATGAAGCGTGGCTCCTCCGGGCGCGGCCATGCTGCCGTGCAGCGGCTTCTCGTCGTGCTTGCCGTGGTGGCGATGATGCTGGCGCGCCCGGCCGTAGCGACTGAAGCAAGTTCCGCAGAGCCGTATTCCACAAACGCCATTACGCTCGTGGTCGGCTTTCCTCCGGGCGCGGACGCGGACGCACTGGCCCGGCTGATTGCCCGCCACGTCGGCGCCGCCCTCAAACAGAAGATCATCGTTGCGTACAGGCCGGGCGCGGCGGGCAATATCGCCGCGGCTTACGTGGCGCGCGCGCAAGCCGACGGACAGACGCTGTATCTGGCCGTGCGTCCGAACACCCTGCATAAGGTGCTGTATCCGGACGTGGCGTACGACTTCTCCCGTGACCTCTCGCCGGTCGCGCTGGTCGCCACAATGCCCTTCGTCATGGTGACCGGTGCAAATTCTCCCATCGCGACGATCCAAGACCTGCTGCAGCGGGCTCGCCGCGATCCCGGCGCTTTGAGCTGCGCCTCGGACGGCATGGGCTCGGCACCGCATCTGCTGTGCGAACGGCTGCAGCAGCAGGCGCGCATCGGGATGCTGCACGTGCCGTATCGGGGCGCCGCCCCTGCGCTGACCGACGTGATGGGGGGCCGCATAGACGTGCAGATCGTCCCCGTTGCGGCGGCCCTGCCGCACATCGCGTCCGGCAGGCTGCGGCCGCTGGCCGTGATGTCGGCCACGCGGCTTCCGGCGCTGGCCCATGTCCCAACCATGGAAGAGGCCGGTGTGCCGGGCCTGTCGCTGCAGGCGTGGTACGGGCTGGTGGCGCCCGCCGGCACGCCCGCTCCGGTCATCGAACGATTGAACCGCTCGACGAACACGGCGCTGCGCGGCCCGGGTTTGCGTGATGCAATGGCCCGGCTGGCGTACGCCGTCCCCGCACAGCCCAATACGCCGGCGATGTTCCAGGCATGGATCGCCGAAGAGACGGCGCGATGGACGGCTGTCCTGCAAGGGGGCGTGGGGCAGCCGCGCCGCTGAGTCCGGCGGGCGGGTGCGGCGACGGCGCCACAAGTCCATGCCGGCGGCAGTGGATTCAGGGCATGCCGGGGCGGGCCTTCGTACAATGCCTTCGCTGCATTGCAGCAATTCTCTGGCTCTTCCGCTACACCAGGACAATTCGATGTTGGATCAACCCGCCGCGCCTGCCCGGCCCGGCCCAGTACTTCTTGCGCTCGCGGTTGGCAGCTTCGCCATTGGCACGACCGAGTTCGCGACCATGAGCCTGCTGCCGTATTTCTCGAAAAGCCTAGGCATCGACGCGCCCACGGCAGGCCACGTCATCAGCGCCTACGCCCTCGGCGTGGTCGTGGGCGCGCCGGTGCTCGCGGTGCTTGGAGCGAAGCTTCCGCGCCGCACGCTGCTGATCCTGCTGATGGCGTTGTTCGCCGTCGGCAACGGCCTGAGCGCGCTGGCGCCCGACTATCACTCGATGCTGTTGTTCCGTTTCCTGAGCGGACTGCCGCACGGGGCCTATTTCGGCATTGCGTCGCTGGTGGCCAGTTCGCTGGTGCCCGCGAATCGCCGGACCGTCGCGGTGGGCCGGGTGTTTCTCGGTTTGACGTGCGCCACCATCGTCGGCGTGCCGCTGGCCAATTGGCTGGGGCAGGCGGTGGGATGGCGCTGGAGCTTCGGCCTGGTGGCCTTGCTGGCGATTCTGACCATGGTCAGCGTACGGCTGTTCGCACCGAACACGCCGGCGGATCCCGATTCGAGTCCGCTGCGCGAGCTCGGCGCGCTCCGCCGCGCGCAGGTCTGGCTGACGCTCGGCATCGGGGCGGTCGGGTTCGGCGGCATGTTCGCGGTCTACACCTACCTGGTGGACACCCTGACGGCGGTCACCCACGTGTCGGCCGCTACTGCGCCGCTGGTCCTCAGCATCTTCGGCGCGGGATTGACGGTGGGCAATATGGTCGTGCCGCTTTACGCGGACCGGGCCCTGATGCGCACCGCCGGCGCATTGCTGGTCTGGGCCGCAGTCATCCTGGCGCTGTTTCCGCTGATGGCGGGCAACCTCTGGCTGGCGATGATCAATGTCTTCCTGATCGGCATCGGCGGATCGCTGGCCAGCGTGTTGCAGACGCGGTTGATGGACGTCGCCGAGGACGCGCAGGGCCTTGCGGCCGCGCTGAACCATTCTGCCTTCAACACCGCCAACGCGCTCGGCCCATTCCTGGGCGGACTGGCGATCGCGGCGGGCTACGGATGGACTTCCACAGGCTGGGTCGGCAGCCTGCTGGCGGTCGCCAGCATGCCTTTGTGGGTTATCTCCGTGGCGCTGCAAAGGCGGCGCCGCGCCGCCCTTGCCGTGGCCAACCAGGCTGGCTGAACGCGGACGCATCGGTCCCCGGGGCGTTGGTCATGTCGCTCGGCTTTCGGGGGGCGTTCGGCAGGCGGAGGGTCTTCGGGCGGCGAGCGGGCGCGCCGTCTGCCCGCCACCGGGCGGGGACGTGGGACGCCCAGACCGAGGTTCCACGCCGAGGCTGGTCTACGCCTTCGCTGCTGTGCGGATCAGGGCGGCGCGGCGGGCCCGCAGGGCCGCGAGCTGTTTCTCCATTTCCCGCGCTCGTAATTTCTCTCCCAACGCCCGGCTTCCCTGCAGCCGCAGGACGGCGATGCGGCGGTATTGGCATTCCAGCTGGTGTGCGCACTCGGCGATCAGAAAATCCGTCTTGCGCAGATCGATGTACGGCTCGTGGTCCTTGATCATGGGAGCTCCGGGATGGTTGGGAACGGGCTGCGCGCGGGATGCGGAGCGGCGAGTATGCGCGTTTGCCGGGAGCGCCAGCAGGGGAGCAGTGTGTTCGGTGGGCGACGTTCAGTTGGCTGCCATCGCCACGGCGTCATCGGATAATCCTTCGGGATACGCGCCGCCGCATCGCACCGCCCATGCAGCGGTCGTGGCCCAACGGTGATCCTGCCCGCCAGGCTGCCGCGGCCCGGACCTGCCGCCTGAGCGCGGCAGGCGATGAGCGGTCCGTCGACACGGAGAGCCGCAGCGTTCATTCGCTCAGATGCAGCGACGCGGCCATGGCGGACAGCCGCGTCGGAAGGTCATAATCCGGAAACCGGCGTGACCCGCCACGCCGTTCCGCAAGGAACGATGCGGTGCGCGGGCCGCGCGTGTCCCACGGAGAAGGCGCGCATGACGAGGTTTGCCGCGAATCTAAGCTTGATGTACCCGGAGTTCGAATTCCTGGACCGCTTTCGCGCGGCCGCTCAGGACGGTTTCACGGCGGTGGAGTGCACGTTCCCCTATGCCTGGGACACCGGCGACTTGCGCAATCGTTTGGACGATTGGGGCTTGCGACAGGTGCTGTTGAACGCGCCCCCGGGCGATGCCGACGCCGGCGAGC
The sequence above is a segment of the Bordetella genomosp. 9 genome. Coding sequences within it:
- a CDS encoding DUF421 domain-containing protein, which codes for MKRKQLSDPGLTVARQQRRQVELALAAGPRRSCMDIQWENIFTFSMSPIEIIIRGTITYWFIFILMRLAGRRDVGSLGMADVLVVVLISDAAQNAMAGEYKAVPDGMVLIATIVFWSVFIDRLAYAFPRVRPLLQPPKLCIVKDGELQRRAMRRESITPDELESELRQKGITDVADVRRAYIEPDGSISVIKRPGA
- a CDS encoding RecQ family ATP-dependent DNA helicase; its protein translation is MPASKSKRKPSSPFDGIPVQLRHVLHEQFDIRVLRPGQAEVMASVMRGNDTIAVMPTASGKSLCYQAPALCMEGLTVVVSPLIALMKDQDEKLAEYGVDAAVFNSAISEQEQADSRRDAARQRRPILLVTPERLADADFMRWLTRQQVSLFVIDEAHCISQWGHDFRPAYLEIPSAVRALGGPPVLAMTATATDEVIQDIAESLDLRAACVIKVGVYRENLYYAVRQVAGEESKQAAVRDLVAGTDGPAIVYTATVKEAEALHAMLAEAGQPAGLYHGRLAGSRREEAQNAFMSGSLRIMVATDAFGMGIDKPDVRLVVHAQLPGSLDAYYQESGRAGRDGKPARCVLIHEEKDKRIQQFFLANRYPGEELLKRVVHTLADTPQGLRFDALHEALADAGLRKLQVAVKLLADADIVAREARDGRDAILRLKDAPSNGADRDEQIANAARAYEERAETDRKTLESMVAYARSGRCRWHMLLAHFGEEPAWERCSHCDSCDLARQAEAAAQAGDLPDREQPESKPNALHVGDGVRVRRYGAGVVESVTLERVDIRFPNGELRRFLPSYVRRLKERPPVPASAPAAAATHAPPARTPPRARPAIPSLKRPAS
- a CDS encoding GntR family transcriptional regulator — encoded protein: MATTPIRARLQAADISAPAPAAAKASSGAALRELAYAEIKRRIISCEFRPGEAINESQVGALLGLGRTPVHQALHRLESDGLVSILPRKGVLVAPLSLNEVLDMIEVRLTNELLCVTLAAERAHGSDIQAMRDIVQRSEALLAHRDINGLMELDLKFHNAISAASRNRVLAELLRGLHEKQARFWFLSLQDPVHLANVYHEHMAVLDALERRDIPGARDAIRAHIDEFRKNIIRSI
- a CDS encoding DUF2848 domain-containing protein — protein: MPQLQFNIAGVGERSIQIDRLVIAGWAGRDEAAVQHHIRELQEIGVKPPSTVPCYYPLAAALLTTDTEIEVPRADSSGEVEAVLLSTPEGLLVGIGSDHTDRKVEAYDVTVSKQMCAKPVSRDLWRFEEVAGHWDQLVSRTWRVRNGERALYQEGPMTSLRDPRELASKYAADAGLPVGTAMYCGTQTVIGELGYGEAFEMELHDPVLNRTLRHAYRVRVLPVSD
- a CDS encoding amidase, giving the protein MQTIQQLQADLAAGRVTSVSLVEQSLAAIEAHRKGGGSAFVHVDPEGALRAAQASDAARRAGFVPSPIAGLPVSIKDLFDVRGQVTTAGSKALAGAQPAAQDAEAVARLRAAGAILIGRTNMSEFAFSGLGLNPHYGTPRAPFDAARVAGGSTSGGAVSVAQGMAVATLGTDTGGSIRIPSAFCNLTGFKPTAHRVSLKGGVPLSRTLDSAGPLARSVSCCAILDGILSGEPLDARPAVLKGLRLYVTRDFVFNDVDPAVAAAFDAALSRLSAAGASIVPFDFPELHELPVINGGGGFTAAEAWHWHRELLRTKGDVYDQRVAMRIRRGEQQSAADYLQLIDARARMMAVAADRLRDADAWLMPTVAVRPPRVDDLQQDDAFFSTNALVLRNTSVINFLDGCAVSLPAGEPGIGLAVCGLHDADARILQVSGAIEPVLA